The genomic window CCGCCCCGAGGACATCGTCGGTGCTTCGCTCGTGCTCGCTGCCGCCCAGGAGCTCGGTGAAGGGCACGGGCGCTTCGGACTGCGGACTCGCTGCGGGCGCGGTCAAGGCGTGTCTCCCTGCTGCGCGGCGCGCTCGAGCAAGGCGGGGAAGCCCTTGCGCAGCTCCTCGAAGGCCGTCTTTCTCAGCTTCAGCTCGTCACGCGCGACCTTCTCGAAGCTCTCCGTGAGCGCGAGCGCGTCGGCGGTGGTCCAGGCGTGGGCGAGCGCCACGTCGCCGAGCACCTCGTCCACCAGCGCGAAGTCGAGGAGCACGTACGCGAAGTACTCGCCCACCGAAGCGTCCGCGGTCCCCTCCGGCCACGCCGGCTGCGCCTGCTCCACCGGCTCCAGCCTGGGAAAGAACGCGCGCGCGTGGGCCATCACCGGCTCGGTGCGGAACCAGCTGGGCGCCACGATCCGCGCGATGAGCGCGCGGGTCTGCTCGGTGAGCGCGAGCTGGTCCAGCACGTCGAGGGCGTCGAAGGTGGTGGGCCCCTGGACCATCTTCGCGATCGTCGGCTCGGCGTCGGCGCCCAGGGCGTGCCAGAGCGAGATGGCGCGCGCGCGAACGAACGTCTCCGGATGCGACGTCCCTTGCGAGCTGAGCGACTTCTTTGCGAACAGCTCCTCCGCCTGGCGCACGTAGGCCGCGGGATCCACCTCGGACAGGCCGGTGTGCACCTTGACCAAGCAGCTCACCACCGCGAGCGGATCGCCGCAGGCGAGCAGCGAGCCGCGGTCGGCGAAGATCTCCGTGTAGCGGCGGGCGCGCACGGCGGTGCTCACGAAGCTCGGCTCGGCGCCATGGTGCGAGGCGATGCTCTCGATGAGCTCGCTGGCCACGCGCAACGAACCTTCGTCCAAGCGCCAGAGCACGGCGTGCGCGAGCTCGTGGCCCACCAGCGCGGTGAGCTCGAGGTCCGTAAGCGTCGAGAGGATCGGCCCGCTGAGGACCACGTGCGCCTCCCCGGGGATGAAGCAGAGCCCGGCGTTCATGCCCACGCCTTCGTGTGCCTGGTAGAACGTCACCGGCAGGTTCAGCCCCAACGCCTCCTGCGCGCGCTGGGCCGCGGCATAGAGCCCCGGGTGCGCGGCGGGCTCCATGCGATAGCTCGACTGCAACAAGCTCAAGCGGACAGCGTCGGCCTGCTCCGCGGCGAACCCGTCGGACGCGAACCATTGCCAGCGGCCGCTCTCGCGCTCTCGCAGATGGTTTCGAAGGCGAATCAAGTACTGCGGAGGCTCAAGCACGGGCATGGAAGCCCATCCTAGCCAGTTACAGGGTTTTGGAGCCCTTCGAGTCGTACACAGGTCATCGCCGGCTCCCGCATTACAGTGCGCTTGGGCGCTACCGGCAGCCAGAGGCTGCGGAGCGTCACACGCACTGGGAACACACGAACCTCGCCCTCAGCACAGATGCGATCTGTGCAGGTGACGCGCCATGGCCGCGGCAAGGCCACAGCGCGCCTGGTCGTCCTCGTCGAGCTGGGCGGCCTCGAGTTCTGCGTGGAGCGCCACGCAAGTCGCGCAGCCCTCGTGCAAGCCGTGCAAGTCGATCTGCCGAAAACGGGCTTCGACCGGCCCATCGCCCTGCCCCGCTCGTTGCCAACCCCGCGAGACTTCTCGATCCGCCTCCCCGCCAACAGGCACCGACTGGAGCCGCTCGGCGTGTTCGATTCCTTCCGCGCTCATCCGGGGCCCCAGGTCATGCGACCTGGGGCTTCGACTTTTCCGGGCCCGCTCAGAACGGGCAGGTGCTGCCGAACAGGTACGACTGCGGCGGGCAGGAGCCGTCGCCGCAGCGGCAGACGGCCTTCGCGGGCGTCGAAGCCTCCAATCCCATGCTGTCCCGCCGCGCGTTGGACGTCGACGGCGTTCTTGGTGCCGTGGAACTCGGCGGTCGGTCAAGCGGCAGCGGCGCGGACCAGGTTCAGCACGGCGACGAAGTGCAGCGCCGCGCCAATCAGCGTCAGCGCGTGGAACACCTCGTGGTACCCGAAGACGCGGGGCGACAGGCGCGGCCACCGGGTGGCGTAGGCCAGCGCGCCCAGCGTGTAGGCGATGCCGCCCACGAGCAGCGGTCCAAACGTCTCCGCGCCCAGCGCATGGACTGCGGTGCTGAAGTACGGCACCAGCGTCCAGCCCACCGCGATGGCGAGGATCGCCCCCACCACCTTGGGCGCCTGCACCCAGAAGAGCGACTGCAGGATCCCCAGCGCGGCCCCGCTCCACACGCAGAGCAGGAGCCGTGTGCCCTGCGCCTGCGGCAGCCCGAGCAGGGCGATGGGCGTGTAGGTCCCCGCGATGAGCACGAAGATCGACGCGTGATCCGCGCGACGCATGCGGGCCCGCGCGCGGGGACTCCAGCGGACGGTGTGGTACGTGGCGCTCACCGTGAAGAGCGCCACCAGGCTGGCCGCGTAGAGGCCCGCTGCCAGCGCGGCGCGCGCACTCGGCGCCACCGCCACCAGCACCGCGCCGGCACCGAGGGCCGTGGCCGCCGCGAACTGGTGCAGCACCCCGCGCAGGCGCGGCTTCTCCACCGGCCTCGCCGCGTCCAGGGCGCTCATGCCTCGCTCCCGGAGGGCAGCGCCGCGCCCTCCCGCGGGATGAGCGCCGCCCGGTGGATGGTGCACAGCCCCAGCTTCTCCAGCGCCACGCAGCTCGCGTAGCCGAGGTCGATCTCCGTGCGCCGGTGCGAGAACGACGCCGAGCCGGGATGGGCGTGGTGGTTGTTCTGGAAGCCCTCGCCAAAGATGAGCCACGCCGCGAGGTGGTTGTTGCGCGAGTTGTCCCGGGTCTCGAAGTTGCGGCCGCCGATGGCGTGCCCCAGCGCGTTCACCAACCCGCCCTGCACCGGGTGGCTCATCATCCCCAGGAGGTAGGCCACGCCCAGCAGCCAGCCCACGCTCACGCCCAGGAACATGCCCACCGCCGCGTGCACCGCATAGGGCAGCCACCAGAGGCCGGAGCGGTTGAGCACGTTGAGGTCGAAGTCGAGGTCCTTGGCGTAGCGCATCACCTCCGGGTCCTTCTTGAGCAGCGCCACCAGGATGCGCTCGTAGCTCCGCAGCTGCTCCAGGCCGATGCCCAGGAGGCCCACGTTCATGGGCGAGTGCGGATCGAGCGGGGTGTCGGAGTGCGCGTGGTGGAGCCGGTGCATCACCACCCAGGCGCGCGGATCCAGGCCGGTGAGCCAGTTGCCGCCCACCACCAGCGCCCGCTTCAGCCGCGGGTGCAGGGTCACCGACTGGTGCGCGAGCGCGCGGTGGTAGCCCACGGTGATGGTCAGGACGTTGGCCAGGTACGCCGCGACAAAGACAGCGAGGCAGAGGACGAGGTACATGGAGCACTCCCAGTGAGCCTGGTTACCAATAAGTAAGCTACGCGCCGGTAAGTTACTCACCGGTAGGTCCGGAGTCAACATGGGCGGGAAGAAGCGTCTCTCCGCGGTCGAGCGCCGGGTGCAACTGCTGGAGATCGGGCGCAAGGTCTTTGCCCAGCGCGGCTACGAGGCGACCTCGCTCGACGAGGTGGCGGCCAAGGCCGGCATCTCCAAGCCGATCATCTACGAGCACTTCGGCGCCAAGGAGGGGCTCTACGCGGCCATCGTGGACCACGAGCTGGAGGCACTCGTGCGGCGGGTGTCACAGGCCGTCTCCCACGGCTCGCCGAGGGCGCGCTTCGAGGCCGCGGTGCTGGCGTTCCTGGTGTACGTGCGCGACGAGCCCGAGGGCTTCGCGGTGCTCACCCGCGACTCGCCCACCGCCTCGCGCTCCGGCCTCACCCGGGTCATCGACGACCTCGCCCCGCGCGTGGGCGACATCTTCCAGAGCGAGTTCCAGCGCGCGGGCTACCCGGCCAAGGTGGCGCCCATCTACGCGCACGCGCTGGTGGGCATGGTGACCCAGGTCGGGCAGTGGTGGGCCAGCGAGCACAAGCCGTTCGCGGTGGAGCACGTGGCCAAGCACGTGGTGGCCCTGGGCTGGATGGGCCTGCGCCACCTGCCCCAGGAGCCCGAGCTCACCTCGGCCCGGAGCGGGAAGAAGAAGTAGGGACCCCGACGCTCCGCGCACCGTCGCGCCCGCAATGGGCGGCGGTCGGCGCTCCTCCAGCGCACCCAGGCGCTCGGGAACCCTGCGGCCGACATTCGATCTCGACCCGGCAGGCGCCGGATGCGCATGCCACCACGTCGGAGACGCAAATCATGCACCGCTTGGGTCTGGAATCGCGGAGTCGGCCCCACGACTCACGCTTGGCCTCGCGCTCGCATTGGCGTTCCTCGCGGAGCGCACGTGCCCTCAGAGATCGCCACCTGGCTGCTGCCACCGAGTCGCCTGCTTCCCCAATTGGGCGCGCGCGAGGGCGGACTCTCGTCTCCCGAGGCTCGCTTGCGGCTGGAGCAACACGGGCCCAACGAGCCCGTGCCCCACGTCCACAAGGGCCCCGCAGTCGCGGTTCGGTCATTCCTTGCCAACCCGCTGATGGTGATCCTGCTCGCGGCGAGCGTGGTCTCGGCGCTCCTCGGAGAGCCGGTCGACGCGCTGATCATCTTCGCCATGATCGCCCTCGGTCTGGCGCTGAACGTCCTCCAGACCTATCGCTCCCAGCGCACCATCGAGCGGCTCCGCGCGGGACTGGCACCCACCGCCACGGTGCTTCGCGATGGAAATTGGTGCGAGCTCCCGCGCCGCGAGGTGGTCCCCGGAGACGTCTTTCGTCTCTCGGCGGGCGACCTCGTCCCGGCCGATGCGCGCCTCCTGGAGAGCCGCGACCTCCACATCAATCAAGCGGCGCTCACCGGCGAATCGCTGCCGGTCGAAAAGGACGTGCTCGACGCCACCTCGACCGAGCTCCTCTCCAACCACTCGGTCGTCCTCTTCGGTACGTCGGTCGTGGGAGGCACGGCGACCGCCGTCGCCTTCGCAACGGGAAAGGACACCGCCTTCGGCGACATCGCGTCGGTCATCGCCGCGCGCCCGCCGGAGACGGAGTTCGAACGCGGCGCCTCGCGCTTCGGCCTCCTCATCATGCGCACGGTGTTCGTCCTGGTGATTGCCGTGGAGCTCGCCGCGCTCGCCGCGGGACGGCCAGCCTTCGAGTCTCTGCTGTTTGCCGTGGCGCTGGCGGTGGGCCTCACGCCCGAGTTCCTGCCGATGATCTCCACGGTCACCCTCTCGCGAGGGGCCCAGCACATGGCCAGCAAGCAGGTGCTGGTGAAGAACCTGGCCGCCATCCAGAACTTCGGGAGCATCGACATCCTCTGCTGCGACAAGACCGGCACCCTCACCAGCGGCGAAATGCGCCTGGAGCAGCACCTCGATCCGTTTGGCGCCCCGAGCGAGCGCGTCTTCCTGCTCGGCTATCTCAACTGCCTGCACCAGACCGGAGTCCAGAACGGGCTCAACGAGGCGGTCCTCGCGCAGGCGACGTCCCGGAACCCGCTCGACGCCGCGGTTCTCGGCCACGGCCAGCCGGACGTGCACAGCTACCGCAAGCTCGACGAGATCCCCTTCGACTTCGAGCGGCGGCGCCAGTCGGTCGTCGTCGAGTGGGGCCAGCAGGAGCGGCTGCTCATCACCAAGGGCGCGCCCGAGGCCGTGCTGGAGCTCTGCACCTCGATCGAGCTCGAGGGCAAGTGCGAGCCACTCACCGATGCGTCTCGCGCGCGCACGCGCGCCACCTTCGACGGCTTGAG from Deltaproteobacteria bacterium includes these protein-coding regions:
- a CDS encoding hydrolase, which translates into the protein MPVLEPPQYLIRLRNHLRERESGRWQWFASDGFAAEQADAVRLSLLQSSYRMEPAAHPGLYAAAQRAQEALGLNLPVTFYQAHEGVGMNAGLCFIPGEAHVVLSGPILSTLTDLELTALVGHELAHAVLWRLDEGSLRVASELIESIASHHGAEPSFVSTAVRARRYTEIFADRGSLLACGDPLAVVSCLVKVHTGLSEVDPAAYVRQAEELFAKKSLSSQGTSHPETFVRARAISLWHALGADAEPTIAKMVQGPTTFDALDVLDQLALTEQTRALIARIVAPSWFRTEPVMAHARAFFPRLEPVEQAQPAWPEGTADASVGEYFAYVLLDFALVDEVLGDVALAHAWTTADALALTESFEKVARDELKLRKTAFEELRKGFPALLERAAQQGDTP
- a CDS encoding hemolysin III family protein yields the protein MSALDAARPVEKPRLRGVLHQFAAATALGAGAVLVAVAPSARAALAAGLYAASLVALFTVSATYHTVRWSPRARARMRRADHASIFVLIAGTYTPIALLGLPQAQGTRLLLCVWSGAALGILQSLFWVQAPKVVGAILAIAVGWTLVPYFSTAVHALGAETFGPLLVGGIAYTLGALAYATRWPRLSPRVFGYHEVFHALTLIGAALHFVAVLNLVRAAAA
- a CDS encoding acyl-CoA desaturase, translating into MYLVLCLAVFVAAYLANVLTITVGYHRALAHQSVTLHPRLKRALVVGGNWLTGLDPRAWVVMHRLHHAHSDTPLDPHSPMNVGLLGIGLEQLRSYERILVALLKKDPEVMRYAKDLDFDLNVLNRSGLWWLPYAVHAAVGMFLGVSVGWLLGVAYLLGMMSHPVQGGLVNALGHAIGGRNFETRDNSRNNHLAAWLIFGEGFQNNHHAHPGSASFSHRRTEIDLGYASCVALEKLGLCTIHRAALIPREGAALPSGSEA
- a CDS encoding TetR/AcrR family transcriptional regulator encodes the protein MGGKKRLSAVERRVQLLEIGRKVFAQRGYEATSLDEVAAKAGISKPIIYEHFGAKEGLYAAIVDHELEALVRRVSQAVSHGSPRARFEAAVLAFLVYVRDEPEGFAVLTRDSPTASRSGLTRVIDDLAPRVGDIFQSEFQRAGYPAKVAPIYAHALVGMVTQVGQWWASEHKPFAVEHVAKHVVALGWMGLRHLPQEPELTSARSGKKK
- the mgtA gene encoding magnesium-translocating P-type ATPase, whose product is MPPRRRRKSCTAWVWNRGVGPTTHAWPRARIGVPRGAHVPSEIATWLLPPSRLLPQLGAREGGLSSPEARLRLEQHGPNEPVPHVHKGPAVAVRSFLANPLMVILLAASVVSALLGEPVDALIIFAMIALGLALNVLQTYRSQRTIERLRAGLAPTATVLRDGNWCELPRREVVPGDVFRLSAGDLVPADARLLESRDLHINQAALTGESLPVEKDVLDATSTELLSNHSVVLFGTSVVGGTATAVAFATGKDTAFGDIASVIAARPPETEFERGASRFGLLIMRTVFVLVIAVELAALAAGRPAFESLLFAVALAVGLTPEFLPMISTVTLSRGAQHMASKQVLVKNLAAIQNFGSIDILCCDKTGTLTSGEMRLEQHLDPFGAPSERVFLLGYLNCLHQTGVQNGLNEAVLAQATSRNPLDAAVLGHGQPDVHSYRKLDEIPFDFERRRQSVVVEWGQQERLLITKGAPEAVLELCTSIELEGKCEPLTDASRARTRATFDGLSREGFRILAIATRTVPVQAAYDKREEHDFVLNGYLAFIDPPLERTAVALQALHRDGVEVKILTGDNELVAQHVCKQVGLHVRRAVLGDELSRTTDAALAKVAEDATVFARVSPAQKNRILQALKSHGHVVGFLGDGINDAPSLHAADVGISVASGVDVAKDAAEIILLERDLAVLHAGIIEGRKAFGNIVKYLLMETSSNFGNMFSMAAAFLFLPFLPMLPTQIILNNFLYDLAQVTIPTDWVDPTFIRKPRRWDIATIRNFMLAVGPISSLYDFLTFAALLRVFHAPEQLFQTGWFVESLATQTLVIFVIRTSGNPFRSRPSLPLTITTLSVVAVGLVLPVSPLAKLFGFTPLPGSFYGFLVVATLTYVMLVAVIRGWMVRREAGRPTPQPPRPELAPPSDAVAHA